The following nucleotide sequence is from uncultured Draconibacterium sp..
TCCAAATCCTTCGGTTTAAACGCAAAGGGCAGCAAATTATCGGCGCCTTCCAACACCTGTATGTGTTTACGGCCATCAAGTATGATGCGAATGGGCTGACGATAGCGAAACTCGGTTTCTACCAGCACCTGGCGGCACGAACCGCAGGGTTGCGCCGGAAGTTCCAGAAATCCGTGCGAATTTTTTGCTGTAACAGCAATGGCTTTTACAGCCTGGTCGGGGTAAGTAGAGTTAGCATAAAACAGGGCTACCCGCTCGGCGCACAATCCATCGGTAAAATCCGCATTCTCCTGGTTACTACCGCTTATAACCTCTCCGTTTTCGAGCAAAAGTGCGGCACCCACACAAAACTTTGAATACGGCGCATAAGCGTTTTTAGTAGCTTCGCGGGCTGCCAGCAACAATTTCTGATCGCTCTCGGGTAATTCCTCTACCGCATCGTATTCGCAAACCTTT
It contains:
- a CDS encoding cytidine deaminase, encoding MRRKELTIKVCEYDAVEELPESDQKLLLAAREATKNAYAPYSKFCVGAALLLENGEVISGSNQENADFTDGLCAERVALFYANSTYPDQAVKAIAVTAKNSHGFLELPAQPCGSCRQVLVETEFRYRQPIRIILDGRKHIQVLEGADNLLPFAFKPKDLE